The Kordia sp. SMS9 DNA window CATCGTCTGAACATGCGGTAAATACAAAGCTAGAAAGTGCCAAAAATCCTAGTATTATCTTTTTCATTTTTGATTGTATTTTAAGGGTATTATTTTTTGTTTTGGCAAATATATTATTGGATTTTGAATTTACAAAGTTTATTTAGACTTAATCTTAATTAAATTAAGGAAAGCATATTAAGTGTTTTATTTTCAGATTTTTACGGATCAATTATTTTTTTGAATTTAATCTTAAAAATCTTACAAGAAATTATGTTGCGTCTTTTTTGGAGGTTTTGAGAGGAAAAATGGGCGTCTTTGTAACCGATTTATTTATCAATCGTCTTACCTTTACTATATCATCAATTAAAAAATAAATCATCAATGAAAAATTATGCAATGACGATGCTCTTTTTGGGCATTTTTTTCTTTACGAATCACACATTAGCACAAACTACAGAAACAGGAACCCAAAACACACTTGAAGAAACTATTTTAGCGCTCGATGCTCAATTTTGGAATGTTTATAATAGTTGTGATGTCACTAATTTTAAAAAGTTCCTTACGGAAGATTTAGAGTTTTATCATGACAAAGGCGGACTTACAGAAACGTCAGAAAAACTCGTGGAAATGATGGAAAATGGACTTTGCGCTGATCCGAACATGAAATTACGCAGAGAAGCTGTAAAAGGCACTGTGAACGTGTTTCCTTTACACAATTACGGCGCTATTATTACTGGTGAACATTTGTTTTATTTGACCGAAAACGGAACAGCGGAACGATTGGTAGAATCGGCAAAGTTTACCCATGTTTGGCAAAACGAAAATGGCAACTGGCGTATGTCGCGTGTGTTGAGTTATGATCATCAAGAAACACACAGCAATAAAAATAGATTGAGTGTGCCAATTTCTATTAAAATGGCAAAGGCACTTGTAGGAACATATAAAGCACCCAATACGGGAACTGTTAGCATTTTTATGGAAAATAATGAATTGCGTATGAAAGCTGGGGAAATGAACGCTGTTTTACACGCCAACTTGGACGGATCATTTTTTATAAAGGATGCGCCAATTCGCATTTCATTTACAAAAGATACTAAAGGTAAAGCAACAGGATTCACTGTTTATGAAAATGGAAAAGCTGTGGAGAAAGCGAAGCGTGTGGAGTGATATTATAAAAACTATCAATTCAATAAAAATCCCTGTAATGTATAAGATTACAGGGATTTTTATGTTTTATGTTATCAAAGAGAAACTACTCCCCCATCATCTCCATCAACTTCGCAGAAACACGCTTATACGTTCCATCTTCTAATCGTGTACGAATTGCTGAAAATGCTACCAATGTCTCTTCAACGTCTTGTAAGGTATGTGAAGCCGTCGGAATCATACGTAAAAGTATCAAGCCTTTTGGAATTACAGGATATACGACGATGGAACAGAAGATTCCATGGTTTTCACGCAAGTCTTTTACCAACGCCATCGCTTCTGGAATGCTTCCTTTTAAGTAGACTGGCGTTACACAACTTTGCGTGGTTCCGATGTCAAATCCGCGCTCTTTGAGTCCGCTTTGTAATGCATCTACAATTTTCCAAAGATTTTGTTTGAGTTCAGGCATGGTGCGCAACATATCTAAACGTTTCAACGCGCCAACGACCAATTGCATCTGCAATGATTTTGCGAACATTTGTGAACGCAGGTTGTATTTTAAGTAATCAATGATTTCTTTGTCTGCCGCAATAAATGCGCCTGTACTTGCCATAGATTTTGCAAAAGTTGCAAAGTACACATCAATATCATCTTGAACGCCTTGCTCCTGTCCTGCTCCAGCACCTGTTGCACCCAACGTTCCAAAACCGTGTGCATCATCTACAAATAAACGGAAGTTGTATTTTTTCTTGAGCGCTACAATTTCTTTTAGTTTTCCTTGCTCACCTCGCATTCCAAAAACACCTTCAGAAATTACTAAGATTCCTCCGCCAGTTTGCTCTGCCATTTTGGTAGCACGTTCTAAGTTTTTCTCTAAACTCGGAATGTCATTGTGCTTAAAAGTAAAGCGTTTTCCCATGTGCAAACGAACTCCATCAATAATACATGCGTGAGAATCGACATCGTATACAATGATGTCGTCTTTAGAAACCAACGCATCTACCGTAGATACCATTCCTTGATATCCGAAGTTTAGTAAGTATGTTGCTTCTTTTCCAACAAATTCTGCCAATTCATTTTGCAATTGTTCGTGCAAATCCGTGTGACCAGACATCATACGTGCGCCCATTGGATAGGCTGATCCGTAAGATGCAGCAGCTTCTGCATCAATTTTACGAACTTCAGGATTGTTGGCTAAGCCTAAGTAATCATTGATACTCCAAGTAATTACATCTTTCCCTTGAAACTTCATTCGGTTTGAAATTTCTCCTTCTAATTTCGGAAAAACAAAATATCCTTCTGCTTGTGATGCCCATTTTCCTAGTGGTCCTTTGTCCTTGTAAATTTTAGCAAATAAATCCTTCATCTATCTCAGTTTTTCTATATGTTTCAATTCGGGTTTTTGTAATGTATGAAGTTTTTTTGAAAACTTCAACGGCAAAAATAAATATTTTTAACTGCCCATCATAATTATTGACGCTTAATGTTGGATTGTTCCTTTTTTGAGAAAATCATTGCGAAATTATAACTAATACCATTAAAAAAGCAGCACAATTGTTATCATGCTGCTTTTGAATATGTTAAGAATAAGATATGTGACTTACTTGATGTATTCTATTTTTTGTTCTTCTTCCATGTTTTTACTGTCAAAGAATCCTTGCGCACTCATCCATTCATCACTGTATACTTTGCTCATATATCTTGATCCATGATCTGGAAAAATAACGATGACATTGCTGTTTTCATCAAATTCGCCTTCTTCTGCCAATTGCGCAATGGCTTGCATCGCTGCTCCACTAGTATATCCTACAAATAAACCTTCTGTTTTGGAGATTTCTCTTGCCATGTGTGCACTTTCTTCGTCTTTTACTTTGATAAATTTATCGATCGCATCAAAATCTGTGGCAGTAGGAATTAAGTTTTTACCTAAGCCTTCTATTCTGTATGGATAAATTTCGTCCGCATCAAATTCACGAGTTTCGTGGTATTTTTTTAATACAGAACCATACGCATCTACGCCTAAAACTCTGATATTTGGATTTTGTTCTTTTAAATATCTTGCCGTTCCAGAGATAGTTCCTCCTGTTCCACTACATGCTACAAAATGTGTAATATTTCCGTTGGTTTGCTTCCAAATTTCTGGACCTGTACTGTTGTAATGTGCATCAATGTTCAATTCATTGAAGTATTGATTGATGTACACAGAACCTTTCGTTTCTTCATGAATTCGTTTGGCAACTTGATAGTACGAACGTGGATCATCAGCGCTGACGTGTGCTGGACACACATATACTTTTGCACCCATAGAACGCAACATATCAATTTTATCTTTAGAAGATTTTGAACTTACC harbors:
- a CDS encoding aminotransferase class I/II-fold pyridoxal phosphate-dependent enzyme, whose product is MKDLFAKIYKDKGPLGKWASQAEGYFVFPKLEGEISNRMKFQGKDVITWSINDYLGLANNPEVRKIDAEAAASYGSAYPMGARMMSGHTDLHEQLQNELAEFVGKEATYLLNFGYQGMVSTVDALVSKDDIIVYDVDSHACIIDGVRLHMGKRFTFKHNDIPSLEKNLERATKMAEQTGGGILVISEGVFGMRGEQGKLKEIVALKKKYNFRLFVDDAHGFGTLGATGAGAGQEQGVQDDIDVYFATFAKSMASTGAFIAADKEIIDYLKYNLRSQMFAKSLQMQLVVGALKRLDMLRTMPELKQNLWKIVDALQSGLKERGFDIGTTQSCVTPVYLKGSIPEAMALVKDLRENHGIFCSIVVYPVIPKGLILLRMIPTASHTLQDVEETLVAFSAIRTRLEDGTYKRVSAKLMEMMGE
- a CDS encoding PLP-dependent cysteine synthase family protein, which codes for MEQQINAFDNVLELIGNTPLVRLKHITKNIKGNFYAKVEAFNPGHSTKDRIALYIIEEAEKKGILKPGDTIIETTSGNTGFSIAMVSIIKGYECILAVSSKSSKDKIDMLRSMGAKVYVCPAHVSADDPRSYYQVAKRIHEETKGSVYINQYFNELNIDAHYNSTGPEIWKQTNGNITHFVACSGTGGTISGTARYLKEQNPNIRVLGVDAYGSVLKKYHETREFDADEIYPYRIEGLGKNLIPTATDFDAIDKFIKVKDEESAHMAREISKTEGLFVGYTSGAAMQAIAQLAEEGEFDENSNVIVIFPDHGSRYMSKVYSDEWMSAQGFFDSKNMEEEQKIEYIK
- a CDS encoding DUF4440 domain-containing protein, with translation MKNYAMTMLFLGIFFFTNHTLAQTTETGTQNTLEETILALDAQFWNVYNSCDVTNFKKFLTEDLEFYHDKGGLTETSEKLVEMMENGLCADPNMKLRREAVKGTVNVFPLHNYGAIITGEHLFYLTENGTAERLVESAKFTHVWQNENGNWRMSRVLSYDHQETHSNKNRLSVPISIKMAKALVGTYKAPNTGTVSIFMENNELRMKAGEMNAVLHANLDGSFFIKDAPIRISFTKDTKGKATGFTVYENGKAVEKAKRVE